The Planctomycetota bacterium DNA window GCCCACGTAATCCGCTTCGCCCGTGACCAGGTAGTTGCCATCGAGCGTCACATCCAGCCCGAGCAGCCGGGCCCCGAGTTCCAGCGGTTCGAGAAGGGTTTCGGTAGCAAGGTCGTAGCGTTTGACGACACCGCGATTCGTGCTGACATACAACCGCTGGCGCTGGGCATCGAAAGCCAATCCGTTGCGATCGTCGATCGGCAGCAGTGAAACATCGCCGGGGACGTGCACAGAAATGCCCCCAACCGTTGCTACAACGTTGCTGTTCTCGTCGAGCAGCGAGATCGCGTGAGTACCAGGTGTCTGGAAGCTCACGGAGAACTCGGCCGTTCCATTGTCGTCGCCGTCGAACGTGTAAGGCAATGGCAGATCAGCGTTGGGATCGGTGCTGGCGAACGAAACGGTGCCGGCGAAGTTGATCGCCGGTTCACCCGCAGCGTCGAATACGCTCACCCGGAATTTGTCTTCCACGCCGGTCCGGATAAACCGACTGTTGCCCTCGACCACAAACGATGCGGCTTGTCCGTCGGAGACCGGAAGTTCGACCGACACGAACCCGTTGCCGTCGCTGACGAACACCCGTCCATCGCCGACCACCATCTCGCCACGGTCGAACCGTGCGCTTCCGTTGATGGTGCGTCCGATCGGAACGCGGTACTTCTCTTGCCAGGTCAGTGTGTCGAACGCCGCCAGTTCGTTGCCGAACGTGACGTACAGCCGATTGATCTGCGGGTCGAACGCGAAGCCGCCAAGGCTCTGGCCCGGGGACGTAAGTGATGTGACGCCGCCAAGTTGGTCATCGAAAATCGAAAGCCCGCTGCCGACGGGCATGGCAAAGTACTCGCCATCCCGGCTCATCTCGTGCAATCGACTGCTGAGAAACTGGCCGGTACTGATCGAGGCGTCCCAATCGTTTGCGGCGGCGTTGTAAAGGTGGAGCGGGCCGCTGGAGATGTTGCTTTCCGAGAGGCCCGCAGCGCTGTAGTCGGCCGACCGGCTCAGACCGCTGTTTTGTCGAACACTCGACAGGCCGCGGCTGCTTACCGTGATCTGGTTCGTGGCCAGGTCGATCTCGCGTAGAGGCACCCACCCGCTGCCCGCGAACTGACTTGTCGTAAACACCACGCCGTCACTGATCGCCACGTCGTACGCATCGCTTTCGATCGATGATGGCGTGTAGCCGATGTCGATCGTCGCGCCGGTTTCGAGATCCATCCGGTGGTAGAGCCTCTCGTCGCCGTTGGCGACAAAGATCGACCCATCGTCGGGCGTGATGTCAAGACCCAGAAGCTGACCAGGTTCGGAGAACGGCGTGAGGACCTGGCCGCTCTGAACGTCGTACCGCACGACCTCGCCACCGTCGGTCGTTGCGTAAAGCCTGTCGCGCGACGCGTCGTATGCCAAATCATTGATGCCCGGGACGGCCGTGTACGTTGCCGACAGGAGTCGACGGGATTCGAGCCGCTCGATGCCACAATGGGCCGACGTGTCGGTGCGAAAACGGAACGACTGCTGAACAATGTGTTGCAAGATGACCCCTAGTTAAAGTGGAAGAGACCGCAAGTCCAACGTAGCGGCTTTTCCAACCCCTACAAGCTTTTGTCGGAGCATCGATTCGCGACTTAACGCCACACAAAAAAGACCGGCGTCGATGTGACGCCGGTCTTGGTTTCACTTTGGTTGACGGAGTTCTAGCTCTTGCTCTTCTCGATCGCCTCGTCCAGGCCGCCGACGTAGCGGAAGTTGGATTCTTCCACGCTGTCGGCTTCGCCGGCGAGGATGCGTTCGAAGCTGCTGATGGTTTCTTCCAGGCTCGTGTAGTTGCCGGGGAAGCCGGTGAAGACCTCCGCGACGAAGAACGGCTGGCTGAAGAACAGCTCGATCTTGCGGGCCCGGCTCACGACCAGTTTGTCTTCCTCGGAAAGCTCGTCCACGCCGAGAATCGAGATGATGTCTTGCAGGTCGCGATAGCGCTGCAGCATCGTCTGGACTTGGCGGGCGACGTCGTAGTGACGCTCGCCGACGATCTGTGGGTCCAGAGCGCGGGAGTTGGAGGCGAGCGGGTCGACGGCGGGGTAGATGCCCTTGGCCGCGATGGAACGCTCGAGATAGATGAAGGAGTCGAGGTGGGCGAACGCGTTGGCCGGGGCCGGGTCGGTCGCATCGTCGGCCGGCACGTACACGGCCTGCACCGACGTGATCGCACCGCCCTTGGTCGAGGTGATCCGCTCCTGCAGCTCACCCATCTCCGTCGCAAGCGTCGGCTGGTAACCCACGGCCGACGGCATACGACCCAGCAGCGCCGACACTTCCGAACCCGCCTGCGTGAAGCGGAAGATGTTGTCGACGAACAGCAGCGTGTCCGCACCGGTCTCGTCGCGGAAGAACTCCGCCATCGTCAGCGCGGTCAGAGCGACACGGAGGCGGGCGCCCGGGGGCTCGTTCATCTGGCCGAAGACCATCACCGTCTGGTCGATGACCTTCTTGCCGGTGTCGCCGATGGCGGCTTCCTGCATTTCGAGCCACAGGTCGGTGCCTTCACGGGTGCGCTCACCGACGCCGGCAAACACCGAATAACCACCGTGCTGGCGGGCGATGCGGGCGATGAGTTCCTGGATGATGACGGTCTTGCCCAGACCCGCACCACCGAACAGGCCGGCCTTACCACCGCGGATGAACGGCGTGAGCAGGTCGACCACCTTGATGCCCGTCTCGAACACCTCGGCCTTGGGCGTGAGCTCGTCAAACTCCGGCGGCTCGCGGTGGATCGGACGCGACTGCTCGGTCTTGACCTCGCCACGGTTGTCGATCGGCTCGCCCAACAGATTGAACACGCGACCCAGCGTCTCCAGGCCGACCGGCACGGTCAGCGGAGCACCGGTGTCGGAGACTTCCATCCCACGCCGCAGGCCGTCGGTGCCGCCCAGCGCGACGGCCCGGACCTTGCCACCGCCGAGGTGCTGTTGAACTTCACCGGTGAGGGTGTTCGCCTCGCCGTTGACTTCGTAGGAGATCTTGATGGCGTTGTAGATGGCGGGCAGGTGGCCTTCGTCGAACTCGGCGTCGAAGGTCGAGCCGATGACTTGGGCGATCTTGCCGGCAGCGGCAGGTGCGTCGGTAACGGACATGGTGCAGGTGGCTCCTGTGGGTGTCGAAGAAAAGGGCTGCGATTGTACCGCCGTGGTACGAAGTCTCAACCGGCGTAAAGACGGCTGTCGTGCGCGTGGGTGGTCGTCCCAATGACGACTCGCAACCTTGCCCTCAAAACTGCGTTGTGGGCGACCAACCCGCGTAACCGTTGGCGTCATTCCCGAAGCCGTCATCCAGGGAGTCGACGCGGTGGTGTTGCGAAGTTGGCCAATTACATTAGTCATGATGGCCGCCGAACCCCCGCGTATTGGCACCACAACCGTCGGCTCGTATCCCATTCCTCATTGGTTGGCGTCCGCACCGTCGGAGGAGGCTTTGGTCGATGCGACGCGGGTCATTTTCGACACCCAACGCCAAGCCGGCATCGACCTGCCTACTGACGGCGAGTTGTACCGCTTTGACGTCGATCACCCCGACACCAACGGGATGATCGAGTACTTCGTGCGACCGATGGACGGCGTGCGATCGCGCATGGGGCGAAGTGATGCCGAAGCGTTCCGCGCGTTGCGACCGATGGCGTTTCGGGCCAGGCCGGCGGCCGTCGTTGAAGGCCCGTTGGGCGAGGGCGGATTGGACCTGTTGAGCGATTGTCGCCGTGCGGCCGATGTGGCGGGGGGCGATTTCAAGTTCACGATCACCAGCCCATACATGCTCGCCCGCACTCTGCTCGACCGTCACTATGGCGGCTTCGAAACGATGCTCATGGCGATCGCCGATGTACTCGCCGGTCAGGTTCCCGGCCTTCCTGCCGCTTGTGTTCAGGTCGATGAGGCGAATGTCCCCGGCAACCCTGATGAGGCACCCATGGCCCTTCGAGCAATCAATCGCGTGCTCGACGCCATCGACACCGGCACCACACGGGCCGTCCATCTCTGTTTTGGCAACTATGGCGGACAGACGATCCAGGCCGGCCACTGGCGGCAACTCACCGATTTCTTGTCAGGCCTTCACTGTGATCATGTCGTGTTGGAGTTGGCCCACCGACCGGCCGAAGACCTCGACGCCCTGCGAGCGGTGGACAAGAAAATCAAGCTCGGCCTCGGCGTGATCGACGTCAAGGTCAACCATATTGAAACATCCGATGAAGTCGCCCGAAGTATCGAACACGCCGAGAAAGTTTTAGGGGATGGCCGGGTCGGCTATGTCCACCCCGACTGCGGTTTCTGGATGCTCAAACGAAGCATCGCCGATCGAAAAATGGCCGCCCTCGTCGCGGGTCGGAATAAGTATCTCGGCTTGTCTTGATCCGACTCGTAAGCAGGC harbors:
- the atpD gene encoding F0F1 ATP synthase subunit beta → MSVTDAPAAAGKIAQVIGSTFDAEFDEGHLPAIYNAIKISYEVNGEANTLTGEVQQHLGGGKVRAVALGGTDGLRRGMEVSDTGAPLTVPVGLETLGRVFNLLGEPIDNRGEVKTEQSRPIHREPPEFDELTPKAEVFETGIKVVDLLTPFIRGGKAGLFGGAGLGKTVIIQELIARIARQHGGYSVFAGVGERTREGTDLWLEMQEAAIGDTGKKVIDQTVMVFGQMNEPPGARLRVALTALTMAEFFRDETGADTLLFVDNIFRFTQAGSEVSALLGRMPSAVGYQPTLATEMGELQERITSTKGGAITSVQAVYVPADDATDPAPANAFAHLDSFIYLERSIAAKGIYPAVDPLASNSRALDPQIVGERHYDVARQVQTMLQRYRDLQDIISILGVDELSEEDKLVVSRARKIELFFSQPFFVAEVFTGFPGNYTSLEETISSFERILAGEADSVEESNFRYVGGLDEAIEKSKS
- a CDS encoding cobalamin-independent methionine synthase II family protein; the encoded protein is MAAEPPRIGTTTVGSYPIPHWLASAPSEEALVDATRVIFDTQRQAGIDLPTDGELYRFDVDHPDTNGMIEYFVRPMDGVRSRMGRSDAEAFRALRPMAFRARPAAVVEGPLGEGGLDLLSDCRRAADVAGGDFKFTITSPYMLARTLLDRHYGGFETMLMAIADVLAGQVPGLPAACVQVDEANVPGNPDEAPMALRAINRVLDAIDTGTTRAVHLCFGNYGGQTIQAGHWRQLTDFLSGLHCDHVVLELAHRPAEDLDALRAVDKKIKLGLGVIDVKVNHIETSDEVARSIEHAEKVLGDGRVGYVHPDCGFWMLKRSIADRKMAALVAGRNKYLGLS